From the Bradysia coprophila strain Holo2 chromosome X unlocalized genomic scaffold, BU_Bcop_v1 contig_12, whole genome shotgun sequence genome, the window TTGTGAgatcgttttttgtttgtgataATTATATAAATGGGCTGGATGCATGTTTGGCATTTCGTTGTCATTATAATCGATCGTTCGGACGAATATTTTACTGGCTCTCTATACGCTTTTATCGTGTTCTAAAATAGAATCTTCTAATTGCTAGCCCCGGGATAAACCcatttcaacaaaacaaataaaatccatGCAATTGTTATACAATCAGCGGGAAAACAACAACTAAAATTCTAACTAAGTAATTTACGCCAATTCTGTGCTTGTTCCGACTTAATTCGAGCTCATGGTTTCGATTCATTCAAAGTCCATTCAGGAATGACCATATTGTTTCAACGATTCGGTAGAGATATTCTCGTCAGATCGTGTGACAGCGCTAAAGGAACGTTTTCATAATAATACAAAGAACCCAAATTTACTTACAGGTCAGGTCAGCCACGAgagatttttcttaaattaattCTGATAAAACGTGCTCTTACTTTACGACTGGTCTCTTTTACGCTGATTGATATACGCCCAATCTGAATTGTGTCGTTCTACAAAACAATGATAGATGGTGAGTAAGTTGACCCCACCCCGAAAAACCccagagaaatatttttttttgtaacagaAAATTGGTTAGCATTATTTGCCTCTCTTTCACGATTCTACCCGTGTTGTCAACATCCACTGCTCATTGGATACACACACCACCTCTCGTCGACGCATAATCAGCATAACGGAAACGTTCGGTTTTAACATTCGAAAACGATGATAATGTGTGTCCTGATGGTTAGCTCACGaaataaacgaaacaaaaatttgaatatttaggACCATCATTGAGATGGTTGAGCTGTTGAAAGAAGTAAACGCCTACGTTCTTCACTATGTTCTTGTCGGCACAGTGAAAGGATAATTTTATGTGACGATCCGAATCGATCCGGCAAGatgaatgttgaaaatttgaaattcattgaCCGTTATAATGCTGACCACCGAATCCTCTCATTGCTTTCGATGGCTGATTATACGTTTCTTATAGAAAGACATAggtttccaaagttaaaatCATAATAGATGTCGATTAGATGTGATCCCACCGCTCCATAATATTCGCTTAATATCAATGTCAGCTTCCCAAAactttgaaatgaaatcttaAAGCTTATTTAGACGAATGACTCCGTTCGCCGGAGTATAATTGTagacgaaaaatatttgagcCCTTTTACAACTTACTGTTCATAAAGTGCGAAAGGTTTTTCATTCAGAgtaaactcaaaaattttgtttagaaaAAATCTCTTGGTCGATTCCGATTTAGACCGTGTAATCTATGTGTTTGATGCCATATAGTCGGAAGTGTGCTCTTATGCAGACAATAGTCATTATTGTAGTCTGGAGTTTGATGAAACTAACTGAGAAgcgatgaaaatgtttttctgaaataacGTGACCGGTTACATCAACCTTCCAATTTCAGGCTACAAAAAATTAAGGTTTAGAGTTGACACATCTCTATCCCGCTGTTGTTGTCAGTGTGTGTGCGCTCAGTCTTAGCATGTTATGACAAAAAGTTAATGAAACAATTGCTCGAACTCTCCAATGACTTTCGGACCATTGTTTTCTGAATTACATAATGTACCCAGGGATTCGATCGATGAACTGTGTGCatgttttgtttcaaaaaatctaaaatgaacttttagtGCCAAGAATACCCTGAATAACAGGGgtcgtaaaataataaaaaatgaacaacatCGGTAGTGGTACCTTGAGCGACGTCTCGTATTACAATAATGATATGAGTACACGTTCGAGCCGAATCGATGCAATTCCGTGAAAATTTTGtggtgaatttaaaaaaaaatgaaaactgaaactTTTAAGGTTATATCCGCCTGGATTTAacgaaggtttttttttatcacaaaaggaaattaatttcCGCTAAAAATGTCTATTAGAActgtgaacgaaaaaaaagaacttagGTTTGGAGGAGTTCCTGCGACACGCTTCTCTCATCTGCTATTTTAGGCGCTTTTGAACAATATTCACGATACAGTTTACATACAACATATTTTAGAACACTGAAAATATAAACAGAAGTTATGGCTTTTAAGAGCCCGATAGGTTGGGCATATGATAAAAGTTCAATTAAACCCCGGTGATCacttattgaaatttatgacACAGCCGTTGTGTGTTGATCTTCTCCTATTCCGCATTGTGTGTTATGGTACTGGGATCTTCAGCGACTTTCATCaataaatatcaatttttatctCTTTATCTATCAAAGATACGTAAATTTAAAAGTGAATAGAGCCCCAAAGTGTTTGGGCCAGCTCTAATGGTTAAAgtcaaaaatagaaaacatttttcattataaaaataCCTCACACATCACATCACGTCACGATCATATAAACTATAACATTAATTAATATCACGTTGACTCTCTAATCCAACTAACAATTGTCTCTCTCTCTCGATATGATAGTGAAGCTTATTGGAAAGATTTCTGTTTAGAGATTAAGATTAAGGAATGTTCGTACCTTTGTTTCTCGTTTTGTCATTCCGCAATTATTAagcaaatcaaaaaataaaattattaatcgTTGATGGTGAGATGATTATATCGTTGTTGGGATGGCTTTTAAGTTGTCGTTTCGTAAGATGATGATAGTTTGGTCTCTCTCACTCTCTCTTCGATACTAATCAAATTAGAGGCAATGCATACAACTCGCAAACAACGACTGGATAACTTATACGTCGATTCGGAAATAACATGGAAAATTTCGTCTAGTAAATCGTCTACACATAAACAGAGTACCTTTACGTGTAACTGGATGCGCTCCCTGGCTGCACAAAccgaataaaaacatttcatgtctgGACAGCTCGTTAGATGTTTTGTTGCCAAACCATCCACAATTTAACTATGAAAAATCGTTCCGTCCAGTTACATCGCGCAGATTCGTTATATGTGTGTAACCCCGTTCTCTGTGTAACAACTCTTCCGATCGTATGGTTTGTTCGTTTCTTAAATCACATCTTCttctgaaaatgaaattaattcccTTCCGCAGCGTGACTTATCGAAAGCCGTTTTccctaaacatttttttttgtttttgtaaaaaaaaataataaaaatacaagTGACCTGGATGGATGTGTCATAATCGGATCGGGCGTGTATCTATGCAAAATCGTCGAAAATGCATTGGAGAATATTCCGCTGGCGTGCGTGCGTAACGTAATGACAGGGACAAATCACCACTCACAGCCACATCGTCATATTTcctgcatttttttttggttcaaaaGAAAACTCTCGTTTATCGCAAGGTGTATGGAGGGAACGCAACGGGAAGTCATCGAAATTCTAaggtaatttttttctctcgagtGCTTGGGCATGAAATGTATGGTGTTGATATTGTGTTGATAATCTTAAGCCGATCTCTCTTGCAATCAATCTCATGAACATCGTATTTTCATTCGACACAcctcttcatcatcatctctttttaccaaaaacaactgaaaggaaaaattgttaGGTGATAATATTGTCTCGGCCAtcttgaaataaaaatcaatttcattttagaacttttaatcgaaaaatatattttctgataaattttgaaatcttagaatctaaaatttaaaaaaattaaatttttacacAAATATTCATGTAGGACATGCGATTCAATTTGAatcaataagaaaaaaaaattgtttaaattcaCATGATTTTTAGACtgaaaattaatataattttctgcaaaattaattaaacaaaagaaaaacactaAGTacaaaccaatttcaaaaaaaaatcaattacttTTTATGTTGGACCACTGCCTTGCTTGCGAGCCCGGAGGATCGGAAAGCTGATTCACTCTTCTCATTTTGGTActgcaaatgaaaaatttggcaTAATATTATGGAAATCACAGCATTTTGATTTTAGGTGTAGTAAAGTTGTTGTCTCATATTAATAAATCGACATTAACTATAATGCATATACGGATGGTGTATAGCTATATACATTCTATAACGATAGCTCATCGAATATACCGCGTCATCATACACGAAAATCGATCGTCGGCGCCATTTTGTGAGCGTCATGCAGATTCGGAAAATTATCTCATTTTTCTACTGGCTGACTGTCCCTCATCTAACAACGTTGGTTTTGATTTGACTAAGacttttgatgaaattatCGAGCCCATTCAATTCACCATTCCACAATTCTTCGGCGTCTTTGCGATGTTGCTCTTGTTTCACTTCCTCTTCGTACAGGTTCTTTTCGATGTGCATATTAACATCAGCCGTAAAATCGGCCCACTTTTGTGCTCGTTCCCGTTGCTTAATGCGCATCTCGTTCTCCGCACGATCCAATGCTTGTGCCAATACGGCATTCACACgcaaattttgattgaaacgGCTCGAACGACGAAAATctcttttcttatttttgataCGACCGATCCAGTCGCATAATGATGTAATGCGTTTATCACTTTTCGGAAAATTCGAGATTATTTTCGACGCAACCATGATGATGAAATACGACAAAACGTTTCAAGTAGGacaagattttgattttctcttttttttcgagtTTTGTTTCAACGAAATTAAAGGAATCGTATCGCTTTGGGATATCTAGGCAAGCAAAacccaatttttgtttcaatttttttttttcgcaaaacACACCTGTATATAATTAATTGCCAAGGCTGCTTTCTAAACACCAACACAACAATTTTGATCGAACTTTGTTCCGAGTTGAATCACTAAACAGTCTTTATTTGCTCTCACATTTATCACTTTTTCTTCCAAATTGCAACAATTTATAAAACAGTACCAACTTCAACGAGAGTCAACCTCTTTCTGAGTTCGCAAATTTTACCGTAGTTCCTTTTATAGCCGTCTGTatggtttgaaaggtaatACTACGCGATTTGTTGAAAAGTAGTACCGAGTTAAAACATGGTGCTCGTAATTATTTTAGCAAAAGTTCTATATCGGTGTGTAGGGAAATGGTCCACGTagacaataaaatcgaaaaaatcaattaatttagcGATATAAGTTGGTCAGAACAGACCAAAAGTTATGCAGATCCTTCATGAACGcaacaaaaaatgagaaaaatgagGTGCGGCGATGAATGTTACCGTAAATATTGACGCGAAGAATACGAAAATAGCCAAGATATATGTGTACATAACGTGTGTTATATAGACAATATATTTAATACGAATGTACCTAGGCCAGACGCTCACTAACACTTTGGTATAAACGAATCAGCACAGGAAAGAAACGTAATTCAGTTTTTAGGAACAAAACATTCATGATGAAGAAACGTTTTTGAGTCATTtgttttgctgttgttgtttttttgttgaaattcgTTATTGCGCTTCTTTGTGAACCACAAATACAATGACAAAATCAAGAAACCTTGTATCGAATCCATTTGCATGTTTAATTTCTTAACTTTTTGTTAGGTGCTTCGAATATTCATTCTcttatattttgttattttggaATACCGATGCGGGGCCGTGCTACAAAGCACTGATAACTCGATAAATTAGTTAATTTGATGCGATGAACTGCCCAAGATGCTAGGTATACGAAAAAGATATCGCAACGGGGTCAGATCTAATCTTTTAAGCATTTTAACTCGGTTAACACGACCAGAACATACTTATTGGATTATAAAAACAACCTAGAatgcaaattttgtttcagttaCTATCAAGTAGGACGTCTGATAGAAccaatttaatataaaatagaaaagttATTGAGAAAATCAGCCGACTGTAGCATTAATAGAGTCGTAAATATCAGTATCGAATCCTTGATCGTCTCATGTTGAAAATGATGCTCAAAATAATCACTTTCGTCGCATTGTTCACTATGGCAATTGCTTCTACTGATTCCGATATCTCCGTACTTTTCGACGCATTCCTCAAGGGCGTTCTTGATAGTGAACAACTGGCTGATGGATCGTATCAAACCACTTATTTCAACATACCGCATCGAGAAGCACCTGGTCTCATCGAACCGTTCCTCTTTGGCACTCGTGCGAATTCTGAACAGCTGACAGTATTAAACGTTAAACGATTGAGACCGGTGAACAAAGAAATCCGTCGACAACAGGTATCGGACGGTGAAGACTTTGACTACAGCGTTTTGGCAACTGCTGTTACCATGGATATTAATGTCCACAATCTTGCTGGAAATCTAACTAATTTTGTGGGAAACAATGAAAAGGGCGAATATTTGTTGACCGgaaatcttcaaaattttgttatgaaCGTAACGATGGAAACAGAAAATGGTGTTCTACCGGTCAGAGATATTGTTCCCACCATTGTCGACATGACTGTCAGTGGAAGCGACGAGGAACGGACCACAGTTGAATCACGTTCGGCTCAAATTGTCGGTGATCTCGTGgcgaatttgtttttcaaagcGTTTAGAGATTTTGCCAATGGGAACGCTGGTAAAGCACTCACACAAGCCGTAGGCGATATCTTGGGAAAGCAACCACAATTGTTATTCTGAgtcttaaataaaatgaaatccaTCAGTCGGTCGTGTGTGGAGCGCAGAATAATAAAAGCACATTTTTTggtacaaaacaaaacatttttgtttcttgttGTACACCTTCTGGAGGACCCCTTTCAGCATCATTCATAGACGACAATAATGGTATTAGTCGGTTACTAATGTGAAAATAATGACTGGAATTTCCTGTATACCGAGCGTCTGGGATTTTTTTACCTAACATAATCTTACGTCCTTTTTTCCATCATAAAATATAATCACTTTGGAGGCCAACGCACTGTCGCTTGACAGTGCTTTGACGAGGcataaatttgtcaaattatttgaaacaTTGATGATATTGGCTCTAAAACGTTTGTttgatgtaaaatcaaaaaaataatttgacaattctatggcataataaaaataattaattatgtATTTAGTCACGAAAAAAATTACTAATTAATTAAGAagaaatatagaaaataaGGTCTTATCGTCAAAACGTTAAAGACATATTTTGTTTACGTGTATGTGTGGTATGTATAGAATGCAGctgaattttttagaattagtTGTGACGTAGTAACGACAATTCCCACTTCAGTCGCACATAAAAACcagtttcttttatttataccAACAGCATATAATAGAAAAGACGTCATAAGCATAAGACatacattgaaaataaagagaaaCCTTGTATAGGTATCTGAACATGTTTGTATGTATAAATTGTAACGTCTTTCTTATGCCGCTGAAAGTACAGTCATATGCAGAATGAATGAATGCAACTGTAATATAATAGACATGGGTCAAATGTCTCCAACGAAGTTGTTCGTTCGCATGGGGTGAAATCTCCAAtgagaattttcctttttatgtCTCGAAAAGGCAACACGGTATTCACAGATGCGACTAAAAATCATGGATATCGGtacattttttgtcatttcggGAAGCACCCAGAACAGGTTGATGAACGACTATCGATCTCTGTCAATGGAAATGCAATCGGAAAATAAATATAGAATCGGAAAATCAAAGTCTTATCGGGAAGTAGAACATTAATCATGAAAGTATTATCGGTCTGTATAGAAAATCGAGGCCAAGATCAGAATTCGggaaatttgctaaaatttttcattggacTGTACACGCTGGCGTCTTCACTTAACTTAAAATATTCTGTCTACGCGAAATATATTCATTCAAGATCGATTATTATAAGTTTATTCACTTTGCTTTACTtcaacttaagaaaacttcgaacagcttAAATGGAATCTGGATTCAAGCCGACGGCGATCCGATCGAAGAatggctcaaatgaatcgtcgttcaattctgagaatattgtggaacaacttttttcccgaaaagTTTTTGTTGGGCTGTCATAGCccttagaaaatttttctccTAAGTGGtcgcgaaaatcgtttttgtatCAATTACTCCAGCATgcgaaatttgaataatgtcaaattgactaaatatttttgacatattGACCAAAAAACACCGATGTTCGGCCCACCCAGGCACCgcaacaagtgaaaaacctCGTAAAAACCGAAATTTTGGAAGAGCTCTGGGCGGCTGGGAAAGTTAGTAGCAGGAAGCTTACTTCAAGCTCTATCCATTGACACCCCACTCGACCATACCCACTGTCCCAGATAGAAATGGAGTTGCTTTTTCACAATGTATCTCAAAccatcaaattttggaaaatcgggaattttggaaaaaagttgttccacgatgttctcagaattgaacgacgattcatttgagccatagCTCGATCGGATCGCCGTCGGCTTGAGTCCcgactgttcgaagttttggggAATTCACTCTTAATCATTCGTTtccgattttttcttttaaatttcgttatgaatctttccatatattttcgTTGCACGTAGCCCCAAAGGATGCTAATGGGGAAGACTATTATGCATGTATACTCCTATGCGAAGCATTCAATCCGTAATGGGAATTCTATATGAGAATCACTTTTTTACCTAATGTTTTACCTAATGCTCGATTCCCGTCAGCGCTGCTAAATTTAGCAACTATCAGTTGAATTTATCCAATCAAAAACGTAGTGTCGGAGATACAATAATTTTAACGATCGATAAATTCAATCAGATCAGCGCACTTCAAGAAAACgttattaatgacagctgccaaatagagtactgctttgtatgaaaaaagtgtccgaattttttacagtgccaaaatttgttcaatacaccgtccagtttcagtaccctatttagagtaccacgcatgcttgaagtgcgttgatcagATGTAATCAaatctgtgtcaaattcacatcttatttctttgtattccaTATTCCatattttgactgactacgctgtaatttacatgtaaattccacAGGCTACTTGATACTTTCACcgccttaataaaagtagtttgtttgctagagtaTTGTTTGAGTatatcagctgaaaaacagctgaagcaagtttatgctgaaatttcactcaCTCTAACTGTACGAgcccaaacattttttgattatatattttttcagtTACGAGTTCGAGAAATTTGTGGGAATCGAATATAGAGCtcgtaattgaaatttttcttcccAATGTCTATCTCAAATCATTTAAAACTAGAAACTGGAAACATGTTTTATAGGGTTGTGAGCCGTCCAAAGTCTTTTGTTTGGAGGCTCGTgactcaaatattttttttatgtcaacAAAACGTTATATTTTGATCTAGACGGCTCGTAATTAGATGGTACTTGTAGCCGGTGTCGTTCTACTAATCCTGGAATACAACAATCGaatattcaaaactttttAGAGTTTGTCACTCTAGGGAAACCATTACTCTCCACGCAATTTTTGTGTGGATATTATGGATATGGTTGCCATACTGCATACACAAACTGATAGAAGGCCCTATAGCAGGAGCTTCTAAAATCCCGAAAAGATGTGCTTAAGAGAAATAGACTGTAATTATTACAAGCAACAAAACTGATTGAAACAAGAAATTATCAGGAAGAAAGTTCTCAAACTGAAGCGTCAAGGAGGACAGCATAATCACTGCATGTAACCTACTTTAGCTCATaaagcaaaatattatttgaaattttgaaaaataaaaatcaaattttttaaggTAGTGTCGATCGGAACTAGAAGTCAAACAAAGGTGATTCAGTTGGACGGAGTATGGTTTGGTTACTGTAGTGAGAGCCGTggtaaaaatgtcaaaattatgCACTCCATTCTATTTCGCAGGATCGTCCAAGAGAACCTTACGCACAATTTGAACTGGTCCAGTAATGGTTTCAACAGAATCTTCATACACAAAGTCAATCGCGTCAAATATCAAGAGCTTTACGACACTCTTTCTGGATGCAGCTTGGAGGAACTATATAAAcgagaaaattcaaacattGCAGATTTGCGCGTACATTGGGGTTTaggctgaaaaacagctgaagcaaattcacatctaaatttcactaacgCCCACTGTAGAACTTAGCAGTGCTTAGTGCTCAGCATTTCTTTCCGTTGGAAATGGTATAAAACAATGGTAGAGTCAAACTTAAAACATTCTAACTGTAAGACGCTGTTCGCAATGCTCtcggaaatattttctcagaatcgaaataaagaataaaaaaacaaactcacaTTTCTCTCTCATTCTACTTGAACGTTCATTTATTTGCCAGATAATTGGTTATTAGCGAATTTTCTTACGTCGATCGGagcgtttctttcgtttttccCGATCATCATCCGAGTCTTCGCTACTCGACCGTCTCGATTTTCTGCTAACGCTAGAGACGACCACTTCTAACACCTTCT encodes:
- the LOC119067480 gene encoding uncharacterized protein LOC119067480; protein product: MVASKIISNFPKSDKRITSLCDWIGRIKNKKRDFRRSSRFNQNLRVNAVLAQALDRAENEMRIKQRERAQKWADFTADVNMHIEKNLYEEEVKQEQHRKDAEELWNGELNGLDNFIKSLSQIKTNVVR